The following coding sequences lie in one Saccharopolyspora hordei genomic window:
- a CDS encoding GDSL-type esterase/lipase family protein: MDDSAPWTTTPITEDLLRGALELERTEHGVLPHRLPARARAQCADGQLAVVEAQPSGVRLVFRTAATAIELDVLPTKTVYRGAQALPGDAYDLVVDGRLVDRATADGGNVLTIDMATGTRTTDSGPVATVRFTGLAAEPKDVAIWLPYREVTELVALRTDAPVEPVAPHGRRVWLHHGSSISHGSNAESSSTTWPALAAAAGGVELVNLGLGGSALLDPFTARALRDTPADLISVKLGINVVNADLMRLRAFGPAVHGFLDTIREGHPDTPLLVVSPILCPIHEDTPGPGAPVFDDGVVRFRATGDPAERAAGKLTLTVIRDELARITAQRAADDPNLHHLDGRELYGEEDFAELPLPDALHPDAATHQRIAERFTERVFGPGGPFAAP; encoded by the coding sequence ATGGACGACTCCGCGCCGTGGACCACCACGCCGATCACCGAGGACCTGCTGCGCGGGGCGCTGGAACTGGAGCGCACCGAGCACGGCGTGCTGCCGCACCGGCTGCCCGCGCGAGCTCGCGCGCAGTGCGCCGACGGGCAGCTGGCCGTGGTGGAGGCCCAACCCTCCGGGGTGCGGCTCGTCTTCCGGACCGCGGCGACGGCCATCGAGCTGGACGTGCTGCCGACCAAGACCGTCTACCGCGGCGCCCAGGCCCTGCCCGGTGACGCCTACGACCTCGTCGTCGACGGGCGCCTGGTGGACCGGGCCACCGCGGACGGCGGCAACGTGCTGACCATCGACATGGCCACCGGGACCAGGACCACCGACTCCGGGCCGGTGGCGACCGTGCGGTTCACCGGGCTGGCCGCCGAGCCGAAGGACGTGGCGATCTGGTTGCCGTACCGGGAGGTCACCGAGCTCGTCGCGCTGCGCACCGACGCCCCGGTCGAGCCCGTCGCGCCCCACGGCCGCCGGGTGTGGCTGCACCACGGCAGCTCGATCAGCCACGGCTCGAACGCCGAGAGCTCCAGCACGACCTGGCCCGCGCTGGCGGCCGCCGCGGGCGGCGTGGAGCTGGTCAACCTCGGCCTGGGCGGCAGCGCGCTGCTCGACCCGTTCACCGCGCGCGCCCTGCGCGACACCCCGGCGGACCTGATCAGCGTCAAGCTCGGCATCAACGTGGTCAACGCCGACCTGATGCGGTTGCGCGCGTTCGGCCCGGCGGTGCACGGGTTCCTCGACACCATCCGCGAGGGCCACCCGGACACGCCGCTGCTGGTGGTCTCGCCGATCCTGTGCCCGATCCACGAGGACACCCCCGGCCCTGGCGCCCCCGTGTTCGACGACGGGGTGGTGCGGTTCCGCGCCACCGGCGACCCGGCGGAGCGCGCCGCGGGCAAGCTCACGCTCACCGTGATCCGCGACGAGCTGGCCCGCATCACCGCGCAGCGGGCGGCCGACGACCCGAACCTGCACCACCTGGACGGGCGCGAGCTCTACGGCGAGGAGGACTTCGCCGAGCTGCCGCTGCCCGACGCGCTGCACCCCGACGCCGCCACGCACCAGCGGATCGCCGAGCGCTTCACGGAGCGGGTCTTCGGCCCCGGAGGCCCGTTCGCCGCGCCCTGA